CGAACCCCGTCAAGCTTTTCACTCATCCACCAACCACTGAGTGATGCGCCACTTTCATAAGAATCGGGACGCATCAGGGAGCAGGGTTCCATGGCCTGAACCGTAACGGTCGTGAAAAAGAATACGGCGATGACTGCGCGAAGGAACATCAATCGCTTTCGCCAAGAGGCAGACGGATGTACGAGGTTGTTCCCTGACCAATATTGCTTTCCACCCAGATCTCACCATGATGGGCTTCAATGATGTTTTTGGCGATGGACATGCCGAGCCCCAGGCCGCCGACAGCGGTGTTGGTGCCGTCTACCCGGTAAAATTTATCAAAAATACGTTCAACCTGGGCGGGTGTCATGCCGATCCCTTCATCGCTGACACTGAGCAGAAAACTATTGGTTTCTTTGTGACTTTGGATGCGAATTGTACCCCCTTTAGGCGAATATTTCACAGCATTGCTGAGCAGATTTTCTATGACCTGAACCATTTTGTTCTGATCGATGAAGAGAAGCGTTTCAATGTCGTCAAGGCTGGAGTCAAAATGGTGGTTTGGACAACTCTCTCGGTATTGGTCAACCATCATGACAAGGGTTTCTTCAAGAGAAATGAGTTTTTGATCGAGCGTAATCAGGCGACCCGATTCGATGCGGCTCAAATCAAGCAAATCATCAACGATAGCCGCCAGGCTCTCGGTTTTTGTAGAGATAATTTGCAGGTATTCCCGCTGCTCTTCTGGGGGGATGCTCTCAGATTCCAGCAGTAAATCCGAGAACCCGAGCATGGCCGTTAACGGTGTGCGCAGTTCATGAGCCGCCGTTGAGATGAATTCGCTTTTCAGGCGGGCCATTTCCCGACTGCGGGTCACATCCTGCAGTAATGTAATGGCGCCACTGGGAATAGATTCGTTATCGTAGATTGGCGAAAAACGTGCTTGGATGATGCGCATCTCCTGGCGGTCCTGATCCATCATTTCGACATCAATGCTGGCGCGATCTTTGTGTTGTGCAAGGATCGCATTGAGTTCGTCGCTGAAGACAGGCCCATCGACAATGGTTTCAACTTTCTGGCCAATGGCCTGCTTTTCATCAATGGCCAGCAGCTTTTGCGCACTGCGATTGATCATGGTGATGTCGTGGTTCAGGTCGGAGACGATTAGGCCGTCGGTCAAAGACGTCAAAATGGCATTAATACTGTTACGGGCCTCTTCAGATGCTCTCAAGGCTTTTGTCAGCGCGTATTCGGTCGCTTTTTGGTGGGAGATGTCTTTGTGGGTTCCTGTCAGACGCAAGGGTCTCCCCTGTTGATCACGGCAGACCACCATGCCGCGGCCGAGAATCCATTTCCAGTCGCCCTGTTTGGTTTTCATGCGAAATTCCGTGGAGAAATGGGAAATTTCGCCACGCATACAGCGTTCGTGAACCGGTCGCGTTTTGATCATGTCTTCGGGATGGACCAGTTTCTCCCACTGTTCAACGCGCTGTTCAATCTCGTCCGGCTCATAACCGAGCATTCGGCACCAGCGTTCATCCACGATATTGCTGCCGGTAGTGACATCCCAATCCCAGAAACCATCTTGTGAGCCGTCGAGTGCCAGGCGCAAACGTTCCTCTTTTTCATAAATTGCCTGCTCGGCAATTTTCCGGATATGCAAATTCCACAGCAACAGACCGATCAACAGTAGCAGCAATCCACCGGCGACGCCGACCAGCCAGAAATCCTGTTTAGCGACGGGATAAAAGGCGTTTGGCTGATTGATGATCTGGCTGCCGGGAGGGAGCTGTGACACACTGATGCCGAAACGTTTCAGCTCCTTGTCGTCGAAGAGATAGACATTGGCCTGTCCGGAGATTACCGGCAGTTGACTGATTGGAACACCGGAGAGGATCAGACCGGCCAAGCGGGCTGCCTCACGTCCCTGAGCCTCACTGCTGATCAACTTCCCACCCAACAGACCATGGCCGAGGAAGAAATCCCAGAAGCTGTAGATGGGCACCGGACATGTTCGGCGTAAGGCACGAATGGACTCTTTGAAAGAGAGGACGGTGCCATCTCGGCGCGTTAAAACGCTGCTGAGGAAAACGATCTGATTTGACTTGAGAGGGGCAACTTTTTTTTGCAGCTCTTCAACCGGAATATCCCGCCATGGTGTGATTTTGATGCCGTTGGCGTAACGACGCAGGCTCTTTTCAATATCCTGGTTGATGGCGAGATCCGTTGCCCCCAGACGGCTGCCGATCAAAATAACCTCACTACTGGTGGGGTGAATGCGTAAGGCTGCTTCCAGCGTTTCTTCGACGCTGAGATCCTCGACAACGCCGGTGATCATTTTTGTTGCGTCGATTTGTTGCGGTTGGAAATCATTCACACCACAGAAAACAATCGGCAGGCCGGGAAAAAGATTCTCCCGGTCATTTAAGGCCAGATTGAACGCATCATTATCACTGACCAGAACCAAGTCAAAATGGAGATGGCGCAGTTTGAAACGCAATAGATCCGTATAGCGATTAAGGTAATCCTGACCCGGATTACGTTTGGTATCCATGTATTCAACATGGAGGCGGACGGGTGTTGCGTCGCTGGCGAACTGTTGCGTAATGCCTGTCATCAAGCCGTCTGTCCAGGCCAGCCCGGAATGATAGGAGTGCAGTACCAGGATGTTATGAGGTGTGATTTCGGCATTTACCCTTGCGCCGAGAACGAAGAGGCACAGGGCGAGCAACAGGACTTTTTTGATATAGGAAACGGGTACAGGCGGCATCTCTTTTATTCCGTCGCAGTGTGTGAAGACAAGATCTCCTCAAGTATGACAAAAAATCAGGATTTTGTAGCTGATTTTAATGATTTATTTCTCAATGCCTGGGCGCTGACGGATTCTGGTAACTTGGCAAACAGCGTGATAGGATACGCCTTTCAATTTGAGAAGCGATGAGGGCCATGGCCGAAAAAAAATTGCGATATGCCACCTTGTTTGTGGTTTGTGTGGCGCATTTTCTTATGCCGTTTATGATGTCGGCCGTTGGCGTTGCCCTGCCGGTGATCGGGCGCGAGTTTCAGGCCAGTGCCGTTGAGTTGAGCCTGATTGAGACCACCTATGTTGCCTCGGCATCCATTTTTTTGCTCGGAATGGGCCGCCTGGGCGATATTATCGGGCGGCGCAGAATTTTTCAGTGGGGGTTAGGATTATTTACCCTTGCCGGAGGTTTGATTTCTCAAGCCTGGGCGGTGAATGGTGTGATCGGTCTGCGCTTTTTTCAGGGCATGGGCGGGTCCATGGTGATGGCGACGACCATGGCAATCGTTGTTGCCGTTTTTCCCAACAATGAACGGGGCAAGGCGCTGGGCATTGCCGTTGCCAGTGTTTATGCTGGGATTTCCTGCGGTCCTTTTATCGGTGGACTTCTGATTTCCATGTTTGGCTGGCGATCCATTTTCTATTTGTGCATTCCCCTTGGACTGACCGCGTTGGTGATCACCACTGTCCTGTTGCGTCAGGAGTGGATCGGTGCGGCTGGAGAACCTTTTGACATGCCGGGCTGGTTGATCTATGCCGTCTCCATTGCGTCACTGGTGGTGGGGACCACTCATCTGTCTCAGGGCGGGCTGTTTCGCGTTTTACCGGTGGTAGGCGTGGCTGGTCTGGTGTTGTTTCTATGGTTTGAGACAACACGTCGCTACCCTCTGCTCAATACGGATCTCCTGTTGCATAACCGCCTGTTTGCACTGAGTAACCTGTCGGCTATGTTCAATTATGCCGGCACGTTCAGCATGACCTTTTTTCTCAGTCTGTTTCTTCAGGTCGTCATGGGGTTTGCCCCGCATCAGGCCGGGTTGGTATTGATTGTCCAGCCTTTGGTGCAGACGATTTTTTCTCCACTGTGTGGCCGTCTGTCTGACCATTATCCCGCAGAGCGGGTGGCGACTGCCGGTATGGCCTTATGCGCCTTTGGCATCGGTCTTGCCGCGACGTTAACGGCGCAATCGCCACTTTGGTTTATTATGGTCATTCTGGTTGTTTTGGGCGGTGGATTTGCGTTGTTTTCATCGCCCAATACCCGGGTGATCATGACCAGTGTTGCCGAGCGTGATCTGGGCGTGGCGTCCGGCTTCTCTGCCAGTATGCGCACTTTGGGGATGATGTCCAGCATGACGATTGTCACGGTGATTTTCTCCTGGCAGATGTCCGGGCAACCGATTACAGCGCAAACTCAGGACCTTTTTATCCGCAGTATGCATATTTCCCTGCTGATTTTCAGTGGCCTCTGCGCCCTGGCCGTGTTCAGTTCTTTTGGCCGGCACGGGGCACGGCACAGGGCTTAGTTGTTTTTTGCATGAATCATTTTTCAATTTTCAGGAGTGTTCTCAACGATGAGTGACCATACGATTCCCCGAACAGAATCCGCTTACAGCTATCCGCTGTTGATTAAACATTTATTGCAATCTCCGTTGGTCAGTGCCCCGGATCAGGAGATCGTCTATCGCGATCAGTTGCGCTATACCTATCGCGAGCTGCATGGCCGGATTTGCCGTCTGGCCAATGCCTTGCTGGCCATGGGCGTCAAGGCCGGAGATACCGTTGCCGTTATGGACTGGGACAGTCATCGGTATCTTGAGTGCTTTTTTGCTGTGCCGATGATCGGTGCGGTTCTGCATACGGTCAATGTCAAGCTGTCCGCCGAGCAGATCCTCTACACCATTGACCATGCTGAGGATAATGTCTTGCTGGTTCATCGCGATTTTGTGTCCATTCTTGAACAGATCAAGGGGCGTATCGCCACGGTTGATCATTACATCCTGCTCAATGACGGTGACGAGGCACTTGCCTCTTCCATCCCTTTTACCTCCGAATATGAAGAGTGGTTGGCCCAGGCGTCTCCATACGCCGAGTTTGCCGATTTTGATGAGAATACCCGGGCAACGACATTTTATACCACCGGCACCACCGGTCTACCCAAGGGCGTTTATTTCAGTCACCGGCAACTGGTTCTCCATACCATGGGTGTTCTGGCGGCTCTCGGCACGCCGCAACAGCAGGGCCGCCTCCATCAAGGCGATGTCTATATGCCGATCACGCCGATGTTTCACGTCCATGCCTGGGGCCTGCCCTATGTGGCGACAGTGCTGGGGGTCAAGCAAGTCTATCCGGGACGTTACCTTCCCGAAGTGCTGCTCGAACTGATTGACCGCGAGCAGGTGACCTTTTCCCACTGTGTGCCGACTATTCTCCATATGCTGTTTAAAAGTCCCCATGTCGATCAGATCGACTTGAGTCGCTGGAAAGTGATCATCGGTGGCTCGGCCATGTCGCGCAGTCTCTGCCGTCAGGCCATGGATCGTGGCATTGATCTGTTTACCGGTTACGGCATGTCGGAAACCTGTCCGATTCTTTCTCTGGCTCATCTGGATGAGGAAATGCTTGAACTGGATGCGGATGACCAGGCTGAGATTCGCTGCAAAACCGGGCGCCCCATGCCTCTGGTTGATCTCAGGGTCGTCAATGAGAAGATGGAGGATGTGCCGCATGACGGCAGCTCCAGTGGCGAAATCGTCGTACGGGCTCCATGGCTGACGCAGGGCTATCTGAAAGACACGCGTAATTCTGAAAATCTCTGGCAGGGCGGTTATCTGCATACCGGCGATGTGGCGACACGCGACAGTAAGGGCTATCTGAAAATTACGGACCGCACCAAAGACGTGATTAAAAGTGGCGGCGAATGGATCTCATCTCTTGAGCTGGAAGACCTCTTTTCCCACCATCCGGCCGTCGCTGAAGTGGCCGTCATCGCCCAGCCCGATGAAAAATGGGGGGAGCGGCCCTTGGCCTTGGTGGTGCTGAAGTCAGATCTGGAAACACTACCGGGCAAGAAAGAGCTGTTGGCCCTGTTGCATGACTATACCGATACCGGCGTGATCTCCAAACAGGTGGTGTTGACCCGTTTTAAATTTGTCGACGAGATTGACAAAACCAGTGTCGGCAAAACGGATAAAAGGACCTTGCGGGAAAAACACCTGGCCTGATTCGGTCGCGGCGGGCTTGAAAAAAAATGTCGGGAGAGCTACAGTGATCGCCACATGTTGACGGGAATGGAGTTCTCCCGGTAACCGCCTGACGGACGTGTCGGGCTGATGACTCCTGTATGGAGACCGCGACGGTGGTCTTTGTGCAGGAGTTTTTTGTGTTTTTCCGTCATTCGCAACACTACGGAAATGGTTAAGGAGTATGTCATGCCGATACGTTGGGATGTCCGTGAGCATTTGAGCTTGGGCTGGTTTGTGCTGCGCTGGCTGGCTATCGTCGCTCCGGTTGCGGCCTTGATCGGTTCCAGTGTGGCTTTTTTCCTCTGGCTGTTGTCCGAAGCCACTCAGACCCGCTGGGCGCATCCGGACTTGGTCTATGGCCTCCCTCTGGCAGGTATTTTTATCGTCCTGTGTTATCACTATGTTGGCAGTACCGCTGGGGGCGGGAATAATCTGGTGATGGAGCAGATCCATCAGCCTGGTGCCGGCATCCCCAAACGCATGATGCCGTTGGTTTTGTTTGCGACTGTAATGACCCATCTGTTTGGTGGCTCAGCAGGGCGTGAAGGAACCGCTGTACAGATGGGGGGCAGCATTGCTCAGGTGTTTACCCGTCCTTTTCGACTCAATGAAGAAGACACACGCATTTTACTGACCTGCGGTGTGGCCGCCGGTTTTGGTGCTGTGTTTGGCACCCCGCTGGCGGGAGCTGTCTTTGCCCTTGAGGTGTTGGCCGTAGGGAAAATGCGTTATGAAGCCCTGATCCCTTGTCTCATGGCCAGCGTGCTCGGAGATCTGGTGTGCACGGCTTGGGGGATTGGCCATACCCACTACCAGATTGTCGCCCCGGAATTACATATTGATGCCGTAGTCGCCCATGTTTCGCTGACGCTTGCCGGGAAAGTGATGTTGGCATCGGTGCTTTTTGGTCTGACCGGGTTTCTGTTCGCCGAACTTACCCATGCCCTGTCCGGTCTGTTTAAAAAATATATCCACAGGCTGTGGTTGCGACCGGTGATTGGCGCTAGCGTTGTGCTCGGCATCAGTTTTTTGCTCGGCACGCGTGACTATCTTGGTCTTGGCGTTGGCTCGGCAACAGCGGACGGCATCTCCATCGTTAATGCCTTTTCCGGCACGGGGGTGACGCCGTGGAGTTGGTGGTGGAAGTTACTGCTTACCGCGGTCACCCTGAGTAGTGGTTTTAAAGGGGGGGAAGTGACGCCATTGTTTTTTGTCGGTGCCACCCTCGGAGCTGCCTTGGCAGGCGTACTGGGTGTGCCGGTGGATCTGCTGGCCGGTATCGGCTTTATTGCCGTGTTTGCCGGGGCGACCAATACACCTCTGGCCTGCACATTGATGGGCGTCGAACTGTTCGGAGCCCAATATCTTGAGTATTTCGCGATCGCCTGTTTTTTATCGTATTTATTCAGCGGTCATTCCAGCATCTATTTGTCGCAACAGATTGCTGCACCCAAAGGCGGTGTTTCTTTTTATCAGGGGGTGGACACCCTCAAATCTGCGCGTGACGTGCGTCGTTTCTGGTGGCGACGTCAACCGCGTGATTAATAGGGAGAGGTTATGAATCTCGAAAATAATGCGACGTTGGAGACGATTTTTCGCCGACACAGCATTCGTAAATTTACCGATCAACCGGTCAGCAGTGAGGTTTTGCAGACCATTCTCGATGCCGCCAATCAGGCACCTTCAGCACACAATCAACAATCATGGCGTTTCGTCGTTGCTTCTGGGGATAAGAAACGTCAGTTGGCTGAGCTGGTCAAGCAACGTGCGAC
This is a stretch of genomic DNA from uncultured Desulfuromonas sp.. It encodes these proteins:
- a CDS encoding MFS transporter codes for the protein MAEKKLRYATLFVVCVAHFLMPFMMSAVGVALPVIGREFQASAVELSLIETTYVASASIFLLGMGRLGDIIGRRRIFQWGLGLFTLAGGLISQAWAVNGVIGLRFFQGMGGSMVMATTMAIVVAVFPNNERGKALGIAVASVYAGISCGPFIGGLLISMFGWRSIFYLCIPLGLTALVITTVLLRQEWIGAAGEPFDMPGWLIYAVSIASLVVGTTHLSQGGLFRVLPVVGVAGLVLFLWFETTRRYPLLNTDLLLHNRLFALSNLSAMFNYAGTFSMTFFLSLFLQVVMGFAPHQAGLVLIVQPLVQTIFSPLCGRLSDHYPAERVATAGMALCAFGIGLAATLTAQSPLWFIMVILVVLGGGFALFSSPNTRVIMTSVAERDLGVASGFSASMRTLGMMSSMTIVTVIFSWQMSGQPITAQTQDLFIRSMHISLLIFSGLCALAVFSSFGRHGARHRA
- a CDS encoding voltage-gated chloride channel family protein, translating into MPIRWDVREHLSLGWFVLRWLAIVAPVAALIGSSVAFFLWLLSEATQTRWAHPDLVYGLPLAGIFIVLCYHYVGSTAGGGNNLVMEQIHQPGAGIPKRMMPLVLFATVMTHLFGGSAGREGTAVQMGGSIAQVFTRPFRLNEEDTRILLTCGVAAGFGAVFGTPLAGAVFALEVLAVGKMRYEALIPCLMASVLGDLVCTAWGIGHTHYQIVAPELHIDAVVAHVSLTLAGKVMLASVLFGLTGFLFAELTHALSGLFKKYIHRLWLRPVIGASVVLGISFLLGTRDYLGLGVGSATADGISIVNAFSGTGVTPWSWWWKLLLTAVTLSSGFKGGEVTPLFFVGATLGAALAGVLGVPVDLLAGIGFIAVFAGATNTPLACTLMGVELFGAQYLEYFAIACFLSYLFSGHSSIYLSQQIAAPKGGVSFYQGVDTLKSARDVRRFWWRRQPRD
- a CDS encoding fatty acid--CoA ligase: MSDHTIPRTESAYSYPLLIKHLLQSPLVSAPDQEIVYRDQLRYTYRELHGRICRLANALLAMGVKAGDTVAVMDWDSHRYLECFFAVPMIGAVLHTVNVKLSAEQILYTIDHAEDNVLLVHRDFVSILEQIKGRIATVDHYILLNDGDEALASSIPFTSEYEEWLAQASPYAEFADFDENTRATTFYTTGTTGLPKGVYFSHRQLVLHTMGVLAALGTPQQQGRLHQGDVYMPITPMFHVHAWGLPYVATVLGVKQVYPGRYLPEVLLELIDREQVTFSHCVPTILHMLFKSPHVDQIDLSRWKVIIGGSAMSRSLCRQAMDRGIDLFTGYGMSETCPILSLAHLDEEMLELDADDQAEIRCKTGRPMPLVDLRVVNEKMEDVPHDGSSSGEIVVRAPWLTQGYLKDTRNSENLWQGGYLHTGDVATRDSKGYLKITDRTKDVIKSGGEWISSLELEDLFSHHPAVAEVAVIAQPDEKWGERPLALVVLKSDLETLPGKKELLALLHDYTDTGVISKQVVLTRFKFVDEIDKTSVGKTDKRTLREKHLA
- a CDS encoding ATP-binding protein, producing MPPVPVSYIKKVLLLALCLFVLGARVNAEITPHNILVLHSYHSGLAWTDGLMTGITQQFASDATPVRLHVEYMDTKRNPGQDYLNRYTDLLRFKLRHLHFDLVLVSDNDAFNLALNDRENLFPGLPIVFCGVNDFQPQQIDATKMITGVVEDLSVEETLEAALRIHPTSSEVILIGSRLGATDLAINQDIEKSLRRYANGIKITPWRDIPVEELQKKVAPLKSNQIVFLSSVLTRRDGTVLSFKESIRALRRTCPVPIYSFWDFFLGHGLLGGKLISSEAQGREAARLAGLILSGVPISQLPVISGQANVYLFDDKELKRFGISVSQLPPGSQIINQPNAFYPVAKQDFWLVGVAGGLLLLLIGLLLWNLHIRKIAEQAIYEKEERLRLALDGSQDGFWDWDVTTGSNIVDERWCRMLGYEPDEIEQRVEQWEKLVHPEDMIKTRPVHERCMRGEISHFSTEFRMKTKQGDWKWILGRGMVVCRDQQGRPLRLTGTHKDISHQKATEYALTKALRASEEARNSINAILTSLTDGLIVSDLNHDITMINRSAQKLLAIDEKQAIGQKVETIVDGPVFSDELNAILAQHKDRASIDVEMMDQDRQEMRIIQARFSPIYDNESIPSGAITLLQDVTRSREMARLKSEFISTAAHELRTPLTAMLGFSDLLLESESIPPEEQREYLQIISTKTESLAAIVDDLLDLSRIESGRLITLDQKLISLEETLVMMVDQYRESCPNHHFDSSLDDIETLLFIDQNKMVQVIENLLSNAVKYSPKGGTIRIQSHKETNSFLLSVSDEGIGMTPAQVERIFDKFYRVDGTNTAVGGLGLGMSIAKNIIEAHHGEIWVESNIGQGTTSYIRLPLGESD